The segment GACTCGTGAacaaataaattatttaaaCATTTAGTACTTCTGAGGAAGCCTAGAGTTACATGGCTGCTCGAAGCATGCAATTTCCATCTAGGaagtccttaaaaaatactaCTGAAGTGAACTTAAACAACGTGAAGCTTTTCATGTGGTCTCTGTCTTCTTGCATGCCATGAGATGTTTTCCAACTAAAggaaagtaaaattaagatCTTGATTTACCTATTGTTGCATAGTGCACCTTGTCATACGTGGCATGCTTTGCCCAAGTGATGGCCATGATGATGACATTATACCTCCACTTTGTTCTTAGGCCATGCTAGGATGGCTACTGTATCCTATTTCCTTTGAAGGTGATGTTAAGTATATCACTAAAGTCAATCATAGCAACAGGGAGTACTGTGAAACGAAAGACATATAGCTCAATGGTCAGCACTATGGCGCCGAAAGCATCAACCCAACAGAAAATGCTGAAGAGCTGGATCCACCTGTTACATTCTTCCAATAATTGATTCACAAGCTACATTGAAAAAGTTTGAAACTAAAAATGAAAAAAGCACCTACAAGAGCCAGTTCATTTGCAAATTTCAATTATGACTCACAGACAGGTGCTTGGTGATATCTTGCTTTCTTCATGGGAAAGCAAGAATGCCTAATGGTACATTCTTGGGATTTGACAGAAGTCATCCACCTCTCTTATTCCGGCGGTTGAAGTGGAGCCACCAGGATGTTCATTCAATCCTCCATTTGAGGCTCATCAGGTATCTCGTGGACTTCCTAATGCGCTATAACATTCCAGTTATATGTAGCTCATCAAAGAGGCTGGTTAGAGGCTAGTTAGATAAGATAGTCTCATTTCTCTCAAGTTCTGTCCATGATATGAGGGTCAgttgttttttgttttgcttTCTTGCTTTGGATATAGGATTCGTTGGCCCGAGCTGTTGCAGATGAGATGCAAAAAGTTTATAAAAAAGAATTGGGACCTCAACCAGTGCCACCTACAGTTCCTGGTGAAATAGTGGCTGAAGTAGATGTGAGTGTAGaaattcctctctctctctctcttgctttttTGTATAATTTGTATAGAATCTTGAAATTCTATACAAGCTTCAAACAATTTACTTAGCCTAGCTACTGGCTTGCCGCTGAACCTTTAATTCATAACAAATTTCTAAGGTAGGTAGCTCTTGGCTGAAACTATCTACCACAAAACCTAAATTGACAGAGAGAGCACGGAAGGAGACCTAATAATATTTTGTAAATTGTCCCGCAGTTTATGCCCATGGCGAATAAAGATCTGATCCTAAACAATAGGAAGAAGACTAAATGAACGTGACCACAGTTTAAACCCATGCTTCAAATCCTCAGACTTTAATATATTACATACCAGAGAGGAAAATCGCAAGGCTTAAAATAAATACATGGTTGAGGATACTAGGatcacttacctcagacgacggcgaGGTCGACGGTGGCCGAGTAGCTAGGGCTCGGGATGGAGGATTGATGTCGGCgcgcagctagggcatcgaccgagAGAGGATGGGCagcaggaagaggaggaggaggaggacgagcagcagcaggaggaggaggacgagcagcagcaggaggaggaggaggaggaggaggcttacctcagaggagaaggaggaagacggCAGCGGGGAAGCACCGGCTCGCGATGGAGGTGGGAAGTCGGCGCGCGCACAAGTAGGGCATCGACCGAATTTTAGAGGGGGCTAGGCGAACGGAAGGAGGAAGACGGCAGCGGGGAAGCACCGGCTCTCGATGGAGGTGGGAAGTCGGCTCTCgatggaggagagggggctgggCGAAGGGTTGGAGGGTTTGATGTTTTCTAACGATGCTTTTATGCGTCGTCGTCTTTTAatcttttcccgacgcttttaagcgtcgttgtaTCTAAACCTTTCCCGACGCTACaacaaagcgtcggcaaaggctGGAGCTGAGCCaacctttcccgacgctttccccTAGCGTCGAGATAAAAGAGTCGGCAAAGCTCATATTTGTTGGGGTACATATTCTTTAGCCAATAGATAAAAATAGTTCCTTCGTTATATCATTAAACTTCCTACATGGTTAAACCGCCATGCATGGCAGCTGTCATGACCATTTTTTAGG is part of the Phoenix dactylifera cultivar Barhee BC4 unplaced genomic scaffold, palm_55x_up_171113_PBpolish2nd_filt_p 000064F, whole genome shotgun sequence genome and harbors:
- the LOC120104647 gene encoding ribosome biogenesis protein NOP53-like; this translates as MSLLQSNPFVQPVPSSTLKKSKKKKKEILKENTETQNASKGEDSATTVHDIWNEKGEVRAKAKKKSSTSLIPAVEVEPPGCSFNPPFEAHQDSLARAVADEMQKVYKKELGPQPVPPTVPGEIVAEVDVSVEIPLSLSLAFLYNLYRILKFYTSFKQFT